In the genome of Streptomyces racemochromogenes, one region contains:
- a CDS encoding serine/threonine-protein kinase, with product MSVQPYGVQPAHQALSADDPREIGGYRLHARLGSGGMGEVYLAHTPGGRPIALKAVRREFAADPAFRERFAREVASARRIHGLFTAQVVDFGVDERTPWLATAYVPGPSLDEVVRRHGPLPSRTVLLLVAGIAEALQAIHGAGVVHRDLKPANVLLAGDGPRVIDFGIAHAAGSAALTGTGLRIGTAAFMAPEQALGRPVTPATDVFALGALTAYVAGGQPPFGGGPESTALYRVVHEHPDLSRVPAELEQLVRWCLAKEPADRPTTAELIGYVHAHPGVGPRPEFTEGWLPRPVQEEVGAGRDAVRPAAPAPYTPPAPHAPTAPSAPVAPAPGPTPVPEAGGGGRRAARRRGRGRLPAVAATAAVTLAACGAALYWFDTAEPDGGGADGFVPGYTGARLTAPDAGYEFDLEAGKVVPADTATWYLAPEGRSFVPSESSDVHLAEGAAPTPADCEQGIATKPVTALPFSALGERRPFCVRSPDHDRIVVVRLVEAAADGSVTILVDQYHRE from the coding sequence ATGTCCGTGCAGCCTTACGGCGTACAGCCGGCCCACCAGGCCCTGTCCGCAGACGACCCCCGAGAGATCGGCGGCTACCGCCTCCACGCCCGGCTCGGCTCCGGCGGCATGGGGGAGGTCTACCTCGCCCACACCCCCGGCGGCCGCCCGATCGCGCTGAAGGCCGTACGCAGGGAGTTCGCCGCGGACCCGGCCTTCCGGGAGCGGTTCGCCCGCGAGGTGGCCAGCGCCCGCCGGATCCACGGGCTCTTCACGGCCCAGGTGGTCGACTTCGGGGTCGACGAACGCACCCCGTGGCTGGCCACCGCCTACGTGCCGGGTCCCTCGCTGGACGAGGTGGTGCGCCGGCACGGCCCGCTGCCGAGCCGCACGGTGCTGCTGCTCGTCGCGGGCATCGCCGAGGCGCTCCAGGCCATCCACGGCGCGGGCGTGGTCCACCGCGACCTCAAGCCGGCCAACGTACTGCTCGCCGGCGACGGCCCGCGGGTGATCGACTTCGGGATCGCGCACGCGGCCGGCTCGGCCGCCCTGACCGGCACCGGACTGCGGATCGGGACCGCCGCCTTCATGGCGCCCGAGCAGGCCCTCGGCCGGCCGGTGACACCCGCCACCGACGTCTTCGCCCTCGGCGCGCTGACCGCGTACGTGGCGGGCGGGCAGCCGCCCTTCGGGGGCGGCCCGGAGTCGACGGCCCTCTACCGGGTGGTCCACGAGCACCCCGACCTCTCCCGGGTCCCCGCCGAGCTGGAGCAGCTGGTCCGCTGGTGCCTGGCCAAGGAGCCGGCGGACCGGCCCACGACCGCCGAGCTGATCGGGTACGTCCACGCCCACCCCGGTGTCGGGCCGCGGCCGGAGTTCACCGAGGGGTGGCTGCCGCGGCCGGTGCAGGAGGAGGTCGGCGCGGGGCGGGACGCCGTACGGCCCGCCGCACCGGCCCCGTACACCCCACCCGCCCCGCACGCACCGACCGCCCCGTCCGCCCCCGTGGCGCCCGCGCCCGGGCCGACCCCCGTACCGGAGGCGGGGGGCGGCGGACGCAGGGCGGCGCGGCGGCGCGGCCGCGGTCGCCTGCCGGCGGTGGCCGCGACGGCCGCCGTGACCCTCGCGGCCTGCGGCGCGGCCCTGTACTGGTTCGACACCGCCGAGCCCGACGGCGGCGGTGCCGACGGCTTCGTGCCCGGCTACACGGGGGCCCGGCTCACCGCCCCCGACGCCGGCTACGAGTTCGACCTGGAGGCCGGAAAGGTGGTTCCCGCCGACACGGCCACCTGGTACCTGGCGCCGGAGGGCCGGTCCTTCGTCCCCTCGGAGTCCTCGGACGTCCACCTGGCCGAGGGCGCCGCGCCGACACCCGCCGACTGCGAGCAGGGCATCGCCACGAAGCCGGTGACCGCCCTGCCCTTCAGCGCCCTGGGGGAGCGGCGCCCGTTCTGCGTGCGCAGCCCCGACCACGACCGCATCGTCGTCGTCCGGCTCGTGGAGGCGGCCGCGGACGGCTCCGTCACGATCCTGGTGGACCAGTACCACCGTGAGTGA
- a CDS encoding TetR/AcrR family transcriptional regulator: MTDRRRVILESAARVIARRGVRGLRVTELAAEAGVSTALVYYHFRDRPGILRHALAFIGDRADRYTETGRDALPAGPAGDPRERLERMLLLEVQDLPEVRENSAAWGELRAHAVFDPELRDELAAAGAAWTAEVAELLAGVHPGAPADAVTAAAERLTALLEGLSVRWLSGLTPPAHARELLRAAVRVEADRLAPPRASRFD; encoded by the coding sequence GTGACGGACCGCAGACGCGTCATCCTCGAAAGCGCCGCCCGGGTCATCGCACGCAGGGGCGTCCGGGGGCTGCGGGTGACGGAGCTGGCGGCGGAGGCGGGGGTCTCCACCGCCCTGGTCTACTACCACTTCCGGGACCGCCCCGGCATCCTGCGGCACGCCCTCGCCTTCATCGGGGACCGGGCCGACCGCTACACCGAGACCGGGCGGGACGCACTCCCGGCCGGTCCGGCCGGCGACCCCAGGGAGCGGCTGGAACGGATGCTGCTGCTGGAGGTCCAGGACCTGCCCGAGGTGCGCGAGAACAGCGCCGCCTGGGGGGAGCTGCGGGCCCACGCGGTGTTCGACCCGGAGCTGCGGGACGAGCTCGCCGCGGCCGGCGCCGCCTGGACGGCCGAGGTCGCGGAGCTGCTCGCCGGCGTGCACCCGGGGGCGCCCGCCGACGCCGTCACGGCCGCCGCGGAGCGGCTGACCGCCCTGCTGGAGGGGCTCAGCGTCCGCTGGCTGAGCGGGCTGACGCCGCCGGCGCACGCCCGCGAGCTGCTGCGGGCGGCGGTCCGGGTGGAGGCGGACCGGCTGGCACCGCCCCGCGCGTCGCGGTTTGACTGA
- a CDS encoding agmatine deiminase family protein, with protein sequence MTNPPPTRRTVLRTLSGLGVLVFGAAACGPAETALGSGEPAGSAQSASGTAKRRLGAEWESHTRTFMSWPALAAGVWEEDLRYVREDIARIARAIGEYEAVVMMARPEQVAAAQQAVGSQVEVIPLAVDDLWARDTVPVFVEEGGKVTGVDFNFNGWGNKQKHPNDAQVGRALLQKYKVPRVQAPLVAEGGSFEPDGEGTLLITESSIVNDNRNRGKSRDTIEAELKRTLGVEKVIWLAGVRGEDITDAHVDSLVRFTEPGVVLLDRAHPSTPPDSWSRSADQAKSVLSKATDARGRRFEIIDLPQPDLNRITGHGDDFVSTYANFYIANDAVFMPKFGDRAADDRARGILREHFPKRDVVPVSIDTIASGGGGIHCSTHDQPGKPAA encoded by the coding sequence GTGACGAACCCGCCCCCCACCCGACGGACCGTCCTGCGCACCCTCTCCGGGCTCGGTGTCCTCGTCTTCGGCGCCGCCGCCTGCGGCCCGGCCGAGACCGCCCTGGGGTCCGGCGAACCCGCCGGCTCGGCCCAGTCCGCCTCCGGCACCGCCAAGCGCCGCCTGGGCGCCGAGTGGGAGAGCCACACCCGCACCTTCATGTCCTGGCCGGCCCTGGCCGCGGGGGTGTGGGAGGAGGACCTGCGCTACGTCCGCGAGGACATCGCCCGCATCGCCCGCGCGATCGGCGAGTACGAGGCCGTGGTCATGATGGCCCGCCCGGAGCAGGTGGCGGCCGCGCAGCAGGCCGTCGGCTCCCAGGTCGAGGTCATCCCGCTGGCCGTCGACGACCTCTGGGCCCGCGACACCGTCCCCGTCTTCGTCGAGGAGGGCGGCAAGGTCACCGGCGTCGACTTCAACTTCAACGGCTGGGGGAACAAGCAGAAGCACCCCAACGACGCCCAGGTCGGGCGGGCTCTGCTGCAGAAGTACAAGGTCCCCCGGGTGCAGGCGCCGCTGGTCGCGGAGGGCGGTTCGTTCGAGCCCGACGGCGAGGGCACGCTGCTGATCACCGAGAGCTCGATCGTCAACGACAACCGCAACCGCGGCAAGTCCCGCGACACCATCGAGGCCGAGCTGAAGCGGACCCTCGGCGTGGAGAAGGTCATCTGGCTGGCCGGCGTGCGCGGCGAGGACATCACCGACGCCCACGTCGACAGCCTCGTACGGTTCACCGAGCCCGGTGTGGTCCTGCTGGACCGCGCGCACCCCAGCACCCCGCCGGACTCCTGGTCGCGGTCGGCGGACCAGGCGAAGTCCGTCCTGTCGAAGGCCACGGACGCCCGGGGCCGGCGCTTCGAGATCATCGACCTCCCGCAGCCCGACCTGAACCGGATCACGGGGCACGGCGACGACTTCGTCTCCACCTACGCCAACTTCTACATCGCCAACGACGCGGTGTTCATGCCCAAGTTCGGCGACCGCGCGGCGGACGACCGCGCCCGCGGCATCCTCCGGGAGCACTTCCCCAAGCGCGACGTGGTGCCGGTCTCCATCGACACGATCGCCTCGGGCGGCGGCGGCATCCACTGCTCGACCCACGACCAGCCGGGCAAGCCCGCCGCCTGA